In a single window of the Euwallacea fornicatus isolate EFF26 chromosome 5, ASM4011564v1, whole genome shotgun sequence genome:
- the LOC136339264 gene encoding venom serine carboxypeptidase isoform X3, whose amino-acid sequence MTSLMLYLNALLLFHPAHGAFPNFYPSLRPQVFTDEKGDIDPGQPLILTPLIEQNKIKEAQSASQVYFNGFKKEISYSGYFTVDKQFNSNLFFWYFPAQVNSETAPIILWLQGGPGASSLIGLFAENGPFYVKNKRGLKFRKYSWTQNHNVIYIDNPVGTGFSFTTGGYAQNETKVGQDLYSALTQFFTLFPDLQKNNFFIAGESYGGKYVPAISYTILKNNPSAKLKINLQGLSIGNGLSDPEHQLKYGLYLYQLGIIDSNALKIVQSYEAQGIQYIQKQQYDKAFEIFDSLLNGDLNNHTSLFKNISGFDNYFNYLYSIDPLDIEIAFMSKYLQRADVRSAIHVGNTTFSDETNIVEVNLRNDVMQSVTPWISELLSNYRVLIYNGQLDIIVAYPLTENYLINLSFSAADQYKTAPRYQWYVESELAGYVKQAGNLTEVLVRNAGHMVPADQPKWAWDLISRFTGNKPFHTEL is encoded by the exons ATGACATCGTTAATGCTATATTTAAATGCCCTACTCCTATTTCATCCTGCACATGGAGCATTTCCAAACTTCTATCCTTCATTAAGACCTCAAGTTTTTACTGACGAAAAAGGTGATATTGATCCTGGACAACCATTAATTCTTACCCCTCTAATTGAACAAAACAAGATTAAAGAGGCCCAATCTGCATCTCAAGTATATTTCAATGGATTTAAGAAAGAAATCAGTTATTCAG gttACTTCACGGTAGACAAGCAATTTAACTCAAACCTCTTCTTCTGGTATTTCCCTGCCCAAGTAAATTCTGAAACTGCACCAATAATTTTGTGGCTCCAAGGAGGCCCCGGAGCATCTAGCTTGATAGGTCTGTTTGCCGAAAATGGTccgttttatgtaaaaaataaacggGGACTTAAATTCAGGAAATATTCGTGGACCCAAAACCATAATGTTATTTACATCGACAATCCTGTAG GAACCGGTTTCAGTTTTACTACCGGAGGATATGCCCAAAATGAAACTAAAGTTGGACAAGACTTATACAGCGCTTTAACCCAATTTTTCACTCTGTTTCCTGATcttcagaaaaataatttcttcatcGCTGGGGAGTCCTACGGGGGAAAATATGTGCCCGCCATTTCTTatacgattttgaaaaataacccaagtgccaaattgaaaattaatttacagg GTTTGAGCATCGGCAATGGTCTCAGCGACCCAGAACACCAACTCAAATATGGGCTGTATCTTTATCAATTGGGAATTATCGATTCTAATgcgttaaaaattgttcaaagttATGAGGCCCAGGGTATTCAATATATCCAGAAGCAACAGTATGACAAAGCCTTCGAGATATTTGACTCACTCCTAAACGGtgatttgaataatcacacttcgttatttaaaaatatctctgGATTTGATAACTATTTCAACTACTTATATTCGATTGATCCGTTAGACATTGAGATAGCGTTTATGTCCAAGTATCTGCAGAGAGCCGATGTGCGAAGTGCAATTCATGTTGGAAATACTACCTTTAGCGATGAAACTAATATTGTAGAG GTGAATCTCAGGAATGATGTAATGCAAAGTGTAACCCCGTGGATATCCGAATTACTGAGCAACTACAGGGTCTTAATCTACAACGGGCAGCTAGACATAATAGTGGCCTATCCTTTAACTGAAAACTACTTAATCAACTTAAGTTTTTCTGCTGCTGATCAGTACAAAACGGCACCAAG ATATCAATGGTATGTCGAATCTGAACTAGCCGGGTATGTAAAGCAGGCAGGAAATTTAACAGAAGTGTTAGTGAGAAACGCTGGTCACATGGTTCCTGCTGACCAACCAAAATGGGCTTGGGATTTGATTTCTAGGTTTACTGGAAACAAGCCTTTCCATACAGAACTATGA
- the LOC136339264 gene encoding venom serine carboxypeptidase isoform X2, protein MIRQQILHQFPKSKCAVTIQTTMTSLMLYLNALLLFHPAHGAFPNFYPSLRPQVFTDEKGDIDPGQPLILTPLIEQNKIKEAQSASQVYFNGFKKEISYSGYFTVDKQFNSNLFFWYFPAQVNSETAPIILWLQGGPGASSLIGLFAENGPFYVKNKRGLKFRKYSWTQNHNVIYIDNPVGTGFSFTTGGYAQNETKVGQDLYSALTQFFTLFPDLQKNNFFIAGESYGGKYVPAISYTILKNNPSAKLKINLQGLSIGNGLSDPEHQLKYGLYLYQLGIIDSNALKIVQSYEAQGIQYIQKQQYDKAFEIFDSLLNGDLNNHTSLFKNISGFDNYFNYLYSIDPLDIEIAFMSKYLQRADVRSAIHVGNTTFSDETNIVEVNLRNDVMQSVTPWISELLSNYRVLIYNGQLDIIVAYPLTENYLINLSFSAADQYKTAPRYQWYVESELAGYVKQAGNLTEVLVRNAGHMVPADQPKWAWDLISRFTGNKPFHTEL, encoded by the exons ATGATTCGTCAGCAAATTTTACACCAATTTCCAAAAAGCAAATG TGCCGTAACTATTCAAACCACCATGACATCGTTAATGCTATATTTAAATGCCCTACTCCTATTTCATCCTGCACATGGAGCATTTCCAAACTTCTATCCTTCATTAAGACCTCAAGTTTTTACTGACGAAAAAGGTGATATTGATCCTGGACAACCATTAATTCTTACCCCTCTAATTGAACAAAACAAGATTAAAGAGGCCCAATCTGCATCTCAAGTATATTTCAATGGATTTAAGAAAGAAATCAGTTATTCAG gttACTTCACGGTAGACAAGCAATTTAACTCAAACCTCTTCTTCTGGTATTTCCCTGCCCAAGTAAATTCTGAAACTGCACCAATAATTTTGTGGCTCCAAGGAGGCCCCGGAGCATCTAGCTTGATAGGTCTGTTTGCCGAAAATGGTccgttttatgtaaaaaataaacggGGACTTAAATTCAGGAAATATTCGTGGACCCAAAACCATAATGTTATTTACATCGACAATCCTGTAG GAACCGGTTTCAGTTTTACTACCGGAGGATATGCCCAAAATGAAACTAAAGTTGGACAAGACTTATACAGCGCTTTAACCCAATTTTTCACTCTGTTTCCTGATcttcagaaaaataatttcttcatcGCTGGGGAGTCCTACGGGGGAAAATATGTGCCCGCCATTTCTTatacgattttgaaaaataacccaagtgccaaattgaaaattaatttacagg GTTTGAGCATCGGCAATGGTCTCAGCGACCCAGAACACCAACTCAAATATGGGCTGTATCTTTATCAATTGGGAATTATCGATTCTAATgcgttaaaaattgttcaaagttATGAGGCCCAGGGTATTCAATATATCCAGAAGCAACAGTATGACAAAGCCTTCGAGATATTTGACTCACTCCTAAACGGtgatttgaataatcacacttcgttatttaaaaatatctctgGATTTGATAACTATTTCAACTACTTATATTCGATTGATCCGTTAGACATTGAGATAGCGTTTATGTCCAAGTATCTGCAGAGAGCCGATGTGCGAAGTGCAATTCATGTTGGAAATACTACCTTTAGCGATGAAACTAATATTGTAGAG GTGAATCTCAGGAATGATGTAATGCAAAGTGTAACCCCGTGGATATCCGAATTACTGAGCAACTACAGGGTCTTAATCTACAACGGGCAGCTAGACATAATAGTGGCCTATCCTTTAACTGAAAACTACTTAATCAACTTAAGTTTTTCTGCTGCTGATCAGTACAAAACGGCACCAAG ATATCAATGGTATGTCGAATCTGAACTAGCCGGGTATGTAAAGCAGGCAGGAAATTTAACAGAAGTGTTAGTGAGAAACGCTGGTCACATGGTTCCTGCTGACCAACCAAAATGGGCTTGGGATTTGATTTCTAGGTTTACTGGAAACAAGCCTTTCCATACAGAACTATGA
- the LOC136339264 gene encoding venom serine carboxypeptidase isoform X1, producing the protein MIVSVQHTVSLCLTASQCAVTIQTTMTSLMLYLNALLLFHPAHGAFPNFYPSLRPQVFTDEKGDIDPGQPLILTPLIEQNKIKEAQSASQVYFNGFKKEISYSGYFTVDKQFNSNLFFWYFPAQVNSETAPIILWLQGGPGASSLIGLFAENGPFYVKNKRGLKFRKYSWTQNHNVIYIDNPVGTGFSFTTGGYAQNETKVGQDLYSALTQFFTLFPDLQKNNFFIAGESYGGKYVPAISYTILKNNPSAKLKINLQGLSIGNGLSDPEHQLKYGLYLYQLGIIDSNALKIVQSYEAQGIQYIQKQQYDKAFEIFDSLLNGDLNNHTSLFKNISGFDNYFNYLYSIDPLDIEIAFMSKYLQRADVRSAIHVGNTTFSDETNIVEVNLRNDVMQSVTPWISELLSNYRVLIYNGQLDIIVAYPLTENYLINLSFSAADQYKTAPRYQWYVESELAGYVKQAGNLTEVLVRNAGHMVPADQPKWAWDLISRFTGNKPFHTEL; encoded by the exons ATGATAGTTTCTGTGCAACACACGGTATCGTTATGCCTTACCGCAAGTCAatg TGCCGTAACTATTCAAACCACCATGACATCGTTAATGCTATATTTAAATGCCCTACTCCTATTTCATCCTGCACATGGAGCATTTCCAAACTTCTATCCTTCATTAAGACCTCAAGTTTTTACTGACGAAAAAGGTGATATTGATCCTGGACAACCATTAATTCTTACCCCTCTAATTGAACAAAACAAGATTAAAGAGGCCCAATCTGCATCTCAAGTATATTTCAATGGATTTAAGAAAGAAATCAGTTATTCAG gttACTTCACGGTAGACAAGCAATTTAACTCAAACCTCTTCTTCTGGTATTTCCCTGCCCAAGTAAATTCTGAAACTGCACCAATAATTTTGTGGCTCCAAGGAGGCCCCGGAGCATCTAGCTTGATAGGTCTGTTTGCCGAAAATGGTccgttttatgtaaaaaataaacggGGACTTAAATTCAGGAAATATTCGTGGACCCAAAACCATAATGTTATTTACATCGACAATCCTGTAG GAACCGGTTTCAGTTTTACTACCGGAGGATATGCCCAAAATGAAACTAAAGTTGGACAAGACTTATACAGCGCTTTAACCCAATTTTTCACTCTGTTTCCTGATcttcagaaaaataatttcttcatcGCTGGGGAGTCCTACGGGGGAAAATATGTGCCCGCCATTTCTTatacgattttgaaaaataacccaagtgccaaattgaaaattaatttacagg GTTTGAGCATCGGCAATGGTCTCAGCGACCCAGAACACCAACTCAAATATGGGCTGTATCTTTATCAATTGGGAATTATCGATTCTAATgcgttaaaaattgttcaaagttATGAGGCCCAGGGTATTCAATATATCCAGAAGCAACAGTATGACAAAGCCTTCGAGATATTTGACTCACTCCTAAACGGtgatttgaataatcacacttcgttatttaaaaatatctctgGATTTGATAACTATTTCAACTACTTATATTCGATTGATCCGTTAGACATTGAGATAGCGTTTATGTCCAAGTATCTGCAGAGAGCCGATGTGCGAAGTGCAATTCATGTTGGAAATACTACCTTTAGCGATGAAACTAATATTGTAGAG GTGAATCTCAGGAATGATGTAATGCAAAGTGTAACCCCGTGGATATCCGAATTACTGAGCAACTACAGGGTCTTAATCTACAACGGGCAGCTAGACATAATAGTGGCCTATCCTTTAACTGAAAACTACTTAATCAACTTAAGTTTTTCTGCTGCTGATCAGTACAAAACGGCACCAAG ATATCAATGGTATGTCGAATCTGAACTAGCCGGGTATGTAAAGCAGGCAGGAAATTTAACAGAAGTGTTAGTGAGAAACGCTGGTCACATGGTTCCTGCTGACCAACCAAAATGGGCTTGGGATTTGATTTCTAGGTTTACTGGAAACAAGCCTTTCCATACAGAACTATGA